From one Rhodamnia argentea isolate NSW1041297 chromosome 1, ASM2092103v1, whole genome shotgun sequence genomic stretch:
- the LOC115731627 gene encoding secoisolariciresinol dehydrogenase-like, producing the protein MAATALLSQAARRLEGKVAVVTGGACGIGESTARLFSKHGAKVIIADIRSDLGKSVCKDLGPETASFVHCDVSCESDVENAIAAAVDRHGKLDIMVNNAAIGDPPKLNILDIDKADFDKVISVNLTGVFLGAKHAARAMIPLRRGTIINVGSVSSSVGGVASHAYASSKHAVVGLTRNVAAELGPYGIRVNCLSPYFIRTPLSEEMFKIDENPGFRAYSNLEGVTLREEDVAEAALFLGSDESKYISGHNLAVDGGFTTINPAFGLFARA; encoded by the exons ATGGCAGCCACAGCACTCCTCTCCCAGGCAGCACGAAG ACTAGAAGGAAAGGTGGCCGTGGTCACCGGCGGGGCGTGCGGCATAGGAGAATCTACCGCCAGGCTCTTCTCGAAGCATGGGGCTAAAGTCATTATTGCCGACATTCGGAGCGACTTGGGCAAGTCGGTTTGCAAGGATCTAGGGCCGGAGACTGCATCCTTCGTGCATTGCGACGTGTCATGCGAATCGGACGTTGAGAACGCCATCGCCGCTGCAGTTGACAGGCACGGAAAGCTGGACATAATGGTGAACAACGCCGCGATCGGGGACCCACCCAAACTCAACATATTGGACATTGACAAGGCCGACTTCGACAAAGTGATTAGCGTGAACCTGACGGGAGTTTTCCTAGGGGCCAAGCACGCGGCTCGAGCCATGATCCCGTTGCGAAGGGGAACCATCATCAACGTCGGGAGCGTCAGCTCGAGCGTGGGAGGGGTGGCGTCCCATGCGTACGCCAGCTCCAAGCACGCCGTCGTGGGGCTCACGAGGAACGTGGCCGCAGAGCTCGGGCCGTACGGGATCCGCGTGAACTGTCTCTCGCCTTACTTCATTCGAACGCCGCTGTCAGAGGAGATGTTCAAGATCGACGAGAATCCAGGATTCCGAGCGTATTCCAACTTGGAAGGAGTGACTCTTCGGGAAGAAGACGTGGCGGAGGCCGCTCTGTTCTTGGGGAGCGACGAGTCCAAGTACATCAGCGGCCACAACCTGGCGGTGGATGGCGGGTTCACCACTATCAATCCCGCCTTTGGCTTGTTTGCTCGCGCTTAA
- the LOC125316044 gene encoding secoisolariciresinol dehydrogenase-like, whose amino-acid sequence MICRLEGKVAVVTGGACGIGESTARLFSKHGAKVIIADIRSDLGKSVCKDLGPETASFVHCDVSCESDVENAIAAAVDRHGKLDIMVNNAAIGDPPKLNILDIDKADFDKVISVNLTGVFLGAKHAARAMIPLRRGTIINIGSVSSSVGGVASHAYASSKHAVVGLTRNVAAELGPYGIRVNCLSPYFIRTPLSEEMFKIDENPGFRAYSNLEGVTLREEDVAEAALFLGSDESKYISGHNLAVDGGFTTINPAFGMFARA is encoded by the coding sequence ATGATCTGCAGACTAGAAGGAAAGGTGGCCGTGGTCACCGGCGGGGCGTGCGGCATAGGAGAATCTACCGCCAGGCTCTTCTCCAAGCATGGGGCTAAAGTCATTATTGCCGACATTCGCAGCGACTTGGGCAAGTCGGTGTGCAAGGATCTAGGGCCGGAGACCGCATCCTTCGTGCATTGCGACGTGTCATGCGAATCAGACGTTGAGAACGCCATCGCCGCTGCAGTTGACAGGCACGGAAAGCTGGACATAATGGTGAACAACGCCGCGATCGGGGACCCACCCAAACTCAACATATTGGACATTGACAAGGCCGACTTCGACAAAGTGATTAGCGTGAACCTGACGGGAGTTTTCCTAGGGGCCAAGCACGCGGCTCGAGCCATGATCCCGTTGCGAAGGGGAACCATCATCAACATCGGGAGCGTCAGCTCGAGCGTGGGAGGGGTGGCGTCCCATGCGTACGCCAGCTCCAAGCACGCCGTCGTGGGGCTCACGAGGAACGTGGCCGCGGAGCTTGGGCCGTACGGGATCCGCGTGAACTGTCTCTCGCCTTACTTCATTCGAACGCCGCTGTCAGAGGAGATGTTCAAGATCGACGAGAATCCAGGATTCCGAGCGTATTCCAACTTGGAAGGAGTGACTCTTCGGGAAGAAGATGTGGCGGAGGCTGCTCTGTTCTTGGGGAGCGACGAGTCCAAGTACATCAGCGGCCACAACCTGGCGGTGGACGGCGGGTTCACCACCATCAATCCCGCCTTTGGCATGTTTGCTCGTGCTTAG
- the LOC115728694 gene encoding probable galacturonosyltransferase-like 4: MAFWSPPHSLPLLGLLSILLLLLLLPCHSSSVAGAVRLGVIRKPSPEVPIFREAPAFRNADACDRANRIHVAMTLDSNYLRGTMAAVLSILQHSMCPENFEFHFLWARFEPEVFSSIRSTFPYLRFKVYRFDSSRVRGKISKSIRQALDQPLNYARIYLADMIPTEVKRVIYLDSDLVVVDDIGKLWEVSLEGKVLAAPEYCHANFTKYFTDRFWSDPTVSRTFEGRRPCYFNTGVMVVDVDKWRQGGYTEKVEAWMGVQKQKRIYHLGSLPPFLLVLGGNIKAVDHRWNQHGLGGDNLEGKCRALHPGPISLLHWSGKGKPWLRLDSRRPCSVDHLWAPYDLYRSSMHAIEE, translated from the coding sequence ATGGCCTTTTGGAGCCCCCCTCATTCCCTCCCACTCCTTGGCCTCCTgtccatcctcctcctcctcctcctcctcccatgCCACTCCTCCTCCGTCGCCGGTGCTGTCCGCCTCGGCGTCATCCGGAAGCCCTCCCCCGAGGTCCCCATCTTCAGGGAGGCCCCCGCGTTCCGCAATGCCGATGCCTGCGACCGTGCCAATAGGATCCACGTCGCCATGACCCTCGACTCCAACTACCTCCGGGGCACCATGGCCGCGGTCCTCTCCATCCTCCAGCACTCCATGTGCCCGGAGAACTTCGAGTTCCACTTCCTGTGGGCGCGGTTCGAGCCGGAGGTCTTCTCGAGCATCCGGTCCACTTTCCCCTACCTCCGCTTCAAGGTCTACCGCTTCGACTCCAGCCGGGTCCGCGGCAAGATCTCCAAGTCGATCCGGCAGGCGCTCGACCAGCCCCTCAACTACGCGAGGATCTACCTGGCAGACATGATCCCAACCGAAGTGAAGCGGGTCATCTACCTCGACTCGGACCTGGTTGTGGTGGACGACATCGGGAAGCTCTGGGAGGTGAGCCTGGAGGGGAAGGTCCTGGCGGCCCCGGAGTACTGCCACGCCAACTTCACCAAGTACTTCACCGACCGGTTCTGGTCTGACCCAACGGTGTCGAGGACGTTCGAGGGGAGGAGGCCTTGCTACTTCAACACGGGAGTGATGGTGGTGGACGTGGACAAGTGGAGGCAGGGAGGGTACACGGAGAAGGTGGAGGCCTGGATGGGGGTCCAGAAGCAGAAGAGGATCTATCACTTGGGCTCGTTGCCGCCGTTCTTGCTCGTCCTGGGCGGCAACATCAAGGCGGTCGATCACCGGTGGAACCAGCACGGGCTCGGCGGGGACAACCTGGAAGGCAAGTGCAGGGCTCTACACCCTGGCCCCATAAGTCTGCTGCATTGGAGCGGGAAGGGCAAGCCATGGCTGAGGCTGGACTCGAGGAGGCCATGCAGCGTGGACCATCTCTGGGCGCCCTACGATCTCTACCGTTCATCCATGCACGCCATTGAGGAGTAA
- the LOC115728691 gene encoding BSD domain-containing protein 1-like has protein sequence MNFFKSVFSDDPDPPRPAQSQSPSEGDPSREEEAAQEPDCPSNSRWGGLGGLVKTLTTKSESVLETYRRDLQEFGLGLRKEIQVAHGSLENVGQAIDELGSSVLKGTSQIISQGKEAILVADLNLDSPDQGHGNVGNSSQFYRRYSRLDAQVRAIRGDVNTFSEEPEDSEDYGGWKLGFHLGEKGEEVEKLMEEDGPVRGFYYRLVPGSIDHDTFWFRYFYRVHKLEQAENVRASLVKRAISSEEEELTWDVYDDDDDVSGDKEVKKGTRLSNVVSVEAVHMDNDEDGNLGEAVKEKKDGSSKEATESTSGMGSVESKDAYGKETEDRADEKIGKLVSDSYHTELNIEESEEQNEENQGGESRVSPTPKVVHEKVENVASEDSGEGVALVPNDGNEPEEDVHLEKVSDVNSRDSSSGPQENLASNTIVEPAKSKESSPAAALSNSSAAEEEDLGWDEIEDLSSIDDQKVAPGGTPSANRADLRKRLSVAEEEEDLSWDIEDDDEPAKA, from the coding sequence ATGAATTTCTTCAAATCCGTCTTCTCCGACGACCCAGATCCCCCAAGACCCGCCCAATCCCAATCACCTTCCGAAGGCGATCCATCacgagaagaagaagctgcTCAAGAACCAGACTGCCCATCCAATTCTCGGTGGGGTGGCTTGGGCGGCCTCGTGAAAACCCTCACGACCAAGTCCGAGTCCGTGCTCGAGACCTACCGCCGCGACCTCCAGGAGTTCGGGCTGGGTCTGAGGAAGGAGATCCAGGTGGCGCACGGGTCGCTGGAGAACGTCGGCCAAGCCATCGACGAGCTCGGGTCGTCGGTCCTCAAGGGGACGTCCCAGATCATCTCCCAAGGTAAGGAGGCGATCCTCGTCGCCGATCTCAATTTGGATTCCCCCGATCAGGGTCATGGCAATGTAGGCAATAGTAGCCAGTTTTATAGGAGGTACAGTAGGCTGGATGCGCAGGTTCGCGCGATTCGGGGCGATGTTAACACCTTCAGTGAGGAGCCGGAGGATTCGGAGGATTACGGTGGGTGGAAATTGGGGTTCCATTTGGGGGAGAAGGGGGAAGAAGTCGAGAAATTGATGGAGGAAGATGGGCCTGTCAGGGGATTCTACTATAGGCTAGTGCCGGGTAGCATCGACCACGATACTTTCTGGTTTAGATACTTTTATAGGGTGCATAAGCTTGAGCAGGCTGAGAATGTGAGGGCTAGTCTTGTGAAGAGGGCCATTTCAAgtgaagaggaagagctgaCTTGGGACGTTTATGATGACGACGATGATGTCAGTGGTGATAAGGAAGTGAAGAAAGGAACTAGATTGAGTAATGTAGTGTCTGTGGAAGCAGTTCATATGGACAATGATGAAGATGGAAATTTGGGGGAAGCtgtgaaggagaagaaggatgGTTCTTCTAAGGAGGCAACGGAGTCGACTTCGGGGATGGGCAGTGTGGAATCAAAGGATGCCTATGGGAAGGAAACAGAGGATAGAGCTGATGAGAAAATTGGGAAGTTGGTTAGTGATTCGTATCACACGGAGTTAAACATTGAAGAATCAGAGGAACAGAACGAGGAGAATCAGGGTGGGGAATCACGAGTTAGTCCGACTCCCAAAGTTGTCCATGAGAAAGTGGAGAATGTGGCCAGTGAGGATAGCGGTGAGGGTGTCGCTCTTGTCCCAAATGACGGGAATGAGCCTGAAGAGGATGTGCATTTGGAAAAGGTTTCTGATGTCAACAGCAGAGATTCTTCTTCAGGACCCCAAGAGAATTTGGCCTCAAACACAATTgttgaacctgcaaaatcaAAAGAGAGCAGCCCTGCTGCTGCACTGAGCAATTCATCGGCagccgaggaggaggatctcGGTTGGGATGAGATTGAGGATCTTAGCAGTATTGACGATCAGAAAGTCGCGCCAGGCGGGACTCCGAGCGCAAATAGGGCTGATCTGAGAAAAAGGCTGAGTGttgcagaggaggaagaagacttGAGTTGGGAcattgaagatgatgatgagccTGCGAAAGCTTGA
- the LOC115728690 gene encoding RNA demethylase ALKBH10B isoform X2: MPMAVVGPASPTTAALAAADRAPPAALVPMLQQQQQPPAMLAADALARDSVIAWFRGEFAAANAIIDALCGHLAGLSGGGPEYEAVFAAVHRRRMNWIPVLQMQKYHSIADVAVELDRVASRKKAGDGGDEEPEGLAAEEEAKREDEAWAAGEKAVDSNCDGSANGEVIDGEEEEEEEEDSPDSDITDSGSHEMQPALENLDLCSNHELCEARAAQIKLTKGFTAKEPVKGHMVNVVKGLKLYENVFTDSELSKLTDFVNDLRVAGQNGELSGETYILFNKQMKGNKRESIQFGVPIFGHIQEEATCNSKTGNIEPIPALLEHVIDHLVEWQLIPVYKKPNSCIINFFDEEEYSQPFLKPPHLDQPIASLLLSESTMVFGRFLVSDNEGNYKGPLMLPLKEGSLLVMRGNSADMARHVTCPSSKKRVTITFFRVRPDSNQSQPSSPLSGSMTLWQAATNPTPFAMPSGGMGAYEAVDMMPKWGVLRAPVVMLAPVSPMVLNPKKIQNGGTGVFLPWALGTRKPAKHLPPRAQKGRHQAAESSSRAGIGCEGNLVST, translated from the exons ATGCCGATGGCGGTAGTAGGTCCCGCATCGCCCACGACGGCGGCGCTGGCGGCGGCGGATAGGGCCCCGCCGGCGGCTCTCGTGCCAatgctgcagcagcagcagcagccgccgGCGATGCTGGCGGCGGACGCGCTCGCGCGGGACTCGGTCATCGCGTGGTTCCGCGGCGAGTTCGCGGCGGCCAACGCGATCATCGACGCGCTCTGCGGCCACCTGGCGGGGCTCAGTGGCGGGGGCCCGGAGTACGAGGCGGTGTTCGCGGCGGTGCACCGGCGGAGGATGAACTGGATCCCCGTGCTACAGATGCAGAAGTACCACTCCATCGCCGACGTGGCGGTGGAGCTGGACCGCGTCGCGTCGAGGAAGAAGGCCGGGGACGGCGGCGACGAGGAACCGGAGGGCCTGGCGGCCGAGGAGGAGGCGAAACGGGAAGACGAGGCCTGGGCG GCCGGCGAGAAGGCGGTGGATAGTAATTGCGACGGAAGCGCCAACGGCGAGGTCATCGacggggaggaggaggaggaggaggaggaggattcgCCGGACAGCGACATTACAGATTCAG GATCCCATGAGATGCAGCCTGCGCTGGAAAACCTCGATTTGTGCTCCAACCACGAACTCTGCGAAGCACGAGCAGCTCAAATCAAGCTGACAAAAGGTTTTACTGCCAAGGAGCCAGTGAAAGGGCATATG GTCAACGTCGTGAAAGGGTTGAAGCTATATGAGAACGTTTTCACCGATTCAGAGCTCTCTAAGCTGACAGATTTCGTCAATGATCTCCGTGTAGCTGGTCAAAATGGAGAACTCTCAG GTGAGACCTATATTTTGTTTAACAAGCAGATGAAAGGAAACAAACGGGAGTCGATCCAATTTGGGGTCCCCATTTTCGGGCACATACAAGAGGAAGCGACATGCAACAGCAAAACAG GTAACATAGAGCCAATTCCAGCACTTCTGGAACATGTCATAGATCATCTGGTTGAGTGGCAGCTAATACCGGTTTACAAAAAGCCGAACAGTTGCATCATTAATTTCTTCGACGAG GAAGAGTATTCTCAGCCTTTCCTAAAGCCTCCTCATTTGGATCAGCCTATAGCATCTCTTCTCCTCTCTGAATCAACCATGGTTTTTGGCCGGTTTCTTGTTAGTGACAATGAAGGCAACTATAAAGGACCGCTCATGCTTCCATTGAAAGAAGG GTCTCTTTTGGTGATGAGGGGTAACAGTGCTGACATGGCAAGACATGTAACATGCCCTTCTTCAAAGAAGAGGGTCACCATCACATTCTTCAGGGTCCGACCAGACAGCAACCAAAGCCAACCATCGAGTCCTCTTTCTGGCTCCATGACTCTTTGGCAAGCAGCAACCAACCCAACCCCTTTCGCCATGCCAAGCGGAGGTATGGGTGCTTACGAGGCCGTCGATATGATGCCTAAATGGGGAGTCCTCCGAGCACCTGTGGTAATGCTAGCCCCAGTAAGCCCGATGGTTTTGAACCCTAAAAAGATCCAAAACGGTGGCACTGGCGTTTTCTTGCCGTGGGCTTTAGGAACACGAAAGCCCGCCAAGCATCTTCCGCCGCGTGCACAAAAGGGACGGCATCAAGCCGCAGAGTCCTCTTCCAGAGCCGGCATTGGCTGTGAAGGGAATTTGGTTTCCACTTAA
- the LOC115728690 gene encoding RNA demethylase ALKBH10B isoform X1 translates to MPMAVVGPASPTTAALAAADRAPPAALVPMLQQQQQPPAMLAADALARDSVIAWFRGEFAAANAIIDALCGHLAGLSGGGPEYEAVFAAVHRRRMNWIPVLQMQKYHSIADVAVELDRVASRKKAGDGGDEEPEGLAAEEEAKREDEAWAGGEKQRAAFVGAGEKAVDSNCDGSANGEVIDGEEEEEEEEDSPDSDITDSGSHEMQPALENLDLCSNHELCEARAAQIKLTKGFTAKEPVKGHMVNVVKGLKLYENVFTDSELSKLTDFVNDLRVAGQNGELSGETYILFNKQMKGNKRESIQFGVPIFGHIQEEATCNSKTGNIEPIPALLEHVIDHLVEWQLIPVYKKPNSCIINFFDEEEYSQPFLKPPHLDQPIASLLLSESTMVFGRFLVSDNEGNYKGPLMLPLKEGSLLVMRGNSADMARHVTCPSSKKRVTITFFRVRPDSNQSQPSSPLSGSMTLWQAATNPTPFAMPSGGMGAYEAVDMMPKWGVLRAPVVMLAPVSPMVLNPKKIQNGGTGVFLPWALGTRKPAKHLPPRAQKGRHQAAESSSRAGIGCEGNLVST, encoded by the exons ATGCCGATGGCGGTAGTAGGTCCCGCATCGCCCACGACGGCGGCGCTGGCGGCGGCGGATAGGGCCCCGCCGGCGGCTCTCGTGCCAatgctgcagcagcagcagcagccgccgGCGATGCTGGCGGCGGACGCGCTCGCGCGGGACTCGGTCATCGCGTGGTTCCGCGGCGAGTTCGCGGCGGCCAACGCGATCATCGACGCGCTCTGCGGCCACCTGGCGGGGCTCAGTGGCGGGGGCCCGGAGTACGAGGCGGTGTTCGCGGCGGTGCACCGGCGGAGGATGAACTGGATCCCCGTGCTACAGATGCAGAAGTACCACTCCATCGCCGACGTGGCGGTGGAGCTGGACCGCGTCGCGTCGAGGAAGAAGGCCGGGGACGGCGGCGACGAGGAACCGGAGGGCCTGGCGGCCGAGGAGGAGGCGAAACGGGAAGACGAGGCCTGGGCGGGAGGCGAGAAACAGCGAGCCGCCTTCGTCGGCGCCGGCGAGAAGGCGGTGGATAGTAATTGCGACGGAAGCGCCAACGGCGAGGTCATCGacggggaggaggaggaggaggaggaggaggattcgCCGGACAGCGACATTACAGATTCAG GATCCCATGAGATGCAGCCTGCGCTGGAAAACCTCGATTTGTGCTCCAACCACGAACTCTGCGAAGCACGAGCAGCTCAAATCAAGCTGACAAAAGGTTTTACTGCCAAGGAGCCAGTGAAAGGGCATATG GTCAACGTCGTGAAAGGGTTGAAGCTATATGAGAACGTTTTCACCGATTCAGAGCTCTCTAAGCTGACAGATTTCGTCAATGATCTCCGTGTAGCTGGTCAAAATGGAGAACTCTCAG GTGAGACCTATATTTTGTTTAACAAGCAGATGAAAGGAAACAAACGGGAGTCGATCCAATTTGGGGTCCCCATTTTCGGGCACATACAAGAGGAAGCGACATGCAACAGCAAAACAG GTAACATAGAGCCAATTCCAGCACTTCTGGAACATGTCATAGATCATCTGGTTGAGTGGCAGCTAATACCGGTTTACAAAAAGCCGAACAGTTGCATCATTAATTTCTTCGACGAG GAAGAGTATTCTCAGCCTTTCCTAAAGCCTCCTCATTTGGATCAGCCTATAGCATCTCTTCTCCTCTCTGAATCAACCATGGTTTTTGGCCGGTTTCTTGTTAGTGACAATGAAGGCAACTATAAAGGACCGCTCATGCTTCCATTGAAAGAAGG GTCTCTTTTGGTGATGAGGGGTAACAGTGCTGACATGGCAAGACATGTAACATGCCCTTCTTCAAAGAAGAGGGTCACCATCACATTCTTCAGGGTCCGACCAGACAGCAACCAAAGCCAACCATCGAGTCCTCTTTCTGGCTCCATGACTCTTTGGCAAGCAGCAACCAACCCAACCCCTTTCGCCATGCCAAGCGGAGGTATGGGTGCTTACGAGGCCGTCGATATGATGCCTAAATGGGGAGTCCTCCGAGCACCTGTGGTAATGCTAGCCCCAGTAAGCCCGATGGTTTTGAACCCTAAAAAGATCCAAAACGGTGGCACTGGCGTTTTCTTGCCGTGGGCTTTAGGAACACGAAAGCCCGCCAAGCATCTTCCGCCGCGTGCACAAAAGGGACGGCATCAAGCCGCAGAGTCCTCTTCCAGAGCCGGCATTGGCTGTGAAGGGAATTTGGTTTCCACTTAA